A genomic stretch from Aedes albopictus strain Foshan chromosome 2, AalbF5, whole genome shotgun sequence includes:
- the LOC109409128 gene encoding fez family zinc finger protein erm: MVYFSPRGIQPPCSPPGLPITSKSPTMESANSSSTEVEPVDQKPIKIQRTSGGALKFSIANIMGRDDGDREEEEECRRKERPAPPESPPSAGSSPSYEQMSVNESAFKKYVPSSMHQFVVNRHQDLLSQYPLLYYPGQLMCAAAAAQYAALTQHPVSLLNGSSLATAGGSSAANGSSALHSYAPTANALRSLEATAMSPPHHSLTHHKKVNLNSSTSSSASSSDLNSSTNSTNSTNAVSVAALAKQKTFACPECGKVFNAHYNLTRHMPVHTGARPFICKICGKGFRQASTLCRHKIIHTAEKPHKCQTCGKAFNRSSTLNTHTRIHAGYKPYVCEYCGKGFHQKGNYKNHKLTHSGDKAYKCTICNKAFHQIYNLTFHMHTHNDKKPFTCKICAKGFCRNFDLKKHMRKLHDVSVSSSLKRQHHHHLNHHHHHQQQQQQSSQQSSDHSPHSSAAWPGGPSAAATASSLAALSSSPLSTLSNLHHSAVAAAALRSGDYSSPFLMPTARGTRLDAPFIGKVF, translated from the coding sequence AGTCCACGTGGTATACAACCGCCGTGTAGCCCACCAGGATTGCCGATCACATCCAAAAGCCCAACGATGGAGTCAGCGAACAGCAGTAGTACCGAGGTCGAACCGGTCGACCAGAAACCAATCAAGATCCAGCGGACCAGCGGAGGAGCGCTGAAGTTTTCCATAGCGAACATTATGGGACGGGACGATGGCGACCGGGAGGAAGAAGAGGAATGTAGGCGGAAGGAAAGACCAGCGCCACCGGAAAGTCCTCCGTCGGCCGGATCCAGTCCGAGCTATGAACAGATGAGCGTGAATGAGTCGGCGTTCAAAAAATACGTACCTAGTTCCATGCATCAATTCGTGGTCAATCGCCACCAGGATTTACTGAGTCAATATCCTTTGCTTTACTATCCGGGTCAATTAATGTGTGCCGCCGCCGCTGCGCAGTACGCAGCACTAACTCAGCATCCGGTATCGCTGTTGAACGGATCTTCGTTAGCTACGGCTGGGGGTTCGAGTGCGGCGAATGGTTCGTCGGCGTTGCATTCGTATGCTCCGACGGCGAATGCTCTGAGAAGTCTAGAAGCTACAGCAATGTCTCCACCTCATCATTCTCTGACCCACCACAAAAAAGTGAATCTAAATTCATCGACGTCTTCGTCGGCGTCATCCAGTGATTTGAATAGTTCAACCAATTCTACGAATTCGACCAACGCTGTTTCGGTAGCAGCCCTAGCAAAGCAGAAGACGTTTGCTTGTCCGGAGTGTGGTAAAGTGTTCAATGCCCATTACAATCTCACCCGCCATATGCCAGTCCACACCGGTGCACGTCCTTTCATCTGCAAAATCTGTGGCAAAGGATTCCGTCAGGCGTCCACTCTGTGTCGACACAAGATCATCCACACGGCGGAGAAACCACATAAATGTCAAACGTGTGGAAAAGCATTCAACCGCTCTTCGACACTGAACACCCATACCCGTATCCACGCCGGCTACAAACCTTACGTTTGCGAATACTGTGGAAAGGGCTTTCATCAGAAGGGAAACTACAAAAACCACAAGCTGACGCACAGCGGAGATAAGGCCTACAAGTGTACCATCTGCAACAAGGCGTTTCATCAGATCTACAATCTCACCTTTCACATGCACACACACAACGATAAGAAACCCTTCACGTGCAAAATCTGCGCAAAAGGATTCTGCCGAAACTTCGACCTTAAGAAGCACATGCGAAAGTTGCACGACGTCAGCGTCAGCTCGAGCCTCAAACGGCAACATCACCATCACCTCAATCATCACCACCatcaccaacagcagcagcagcaatcttCACAGCAGTCATCTGACCACTCCCCGCACAGCTCGGCAGCCTGGCCCGGAGGACCCTCGGCTGCAGCGACCGCCTCTTCTCTGGCAGCCCTATCCAGTTCACCCCTCTCCACTCTGTCGAACCTGCATCACTCGGCCGTAGCGGCGGCAGCGCTTCGCTCCGGTGACTACAGCAGCCCATTCCTGATGCCAACGGCACGCGGAACGCGGCTGGATGCGCCCTTCATCGGGAAGGTTTTCTGA